A region of Shewanella psychromarinicola DNA encodes the following proteins:
- a CDS encoding IS1595 family transposase — protein sequence MKMPETSFFEWQRQFSAEIDCLNHIKKMRWPNGFVCPRCSCEHAYELTTRNVYECSQCHKQTSVTADTLFHGSRIPITKWFWAIYFLGSDKGSISALRLSKHIEVNWRTARLILSKLRTAMGHRDSLYRLSGVIEIDDALVGGRRKGKRGRGAEGKTPVLVAVESKGKRAGFIAMQAVNSVCHDSVEKFVAKHLTRQQKVHTDGLPALNIIDKTQQHEARVTPSELVDEWLPWVHIAIGNLKAFLLGTFHGVSGKYLQEYLSEFCYRFNRRQMEREIPNRLLNLAIIHTPIHSY from the coding sequence ATGAAAATGCCTGAAACGAGTTTTTTTGAATGGCAACGTCAATTCAGCGCTGAAATTGATTGCTTAAATCACATTAAGAAAATGAGATGGCCTAATGGTTTTGTTTGCCCTAGATGCTCTTGTGAGCATGCCTATGAGCTTACAACCCGCAATGTATATGAATGCAGTCAATGTCATAAACAAACATCGGTCACAGCAGACACATTATTCCACGGTAGCCGTATTCCTATCACTAAGTGGTTTTGGGCAATCTACTTTTTAGGCTCAGATAAAGGCAGTATTTCAGCATTAAGATTGAGCAAGCACATTGAAGTTAATTGGCGAACGGCACGTTTGATATTAAGTAAGCTGAGAACGGCTATGGGCCATAGAGACAGCTTATATAGACTGTCAGGCGTTATTGAAATTGATGATGCGTTAGTGGGTGGCAGAAGGAAGGGCAAGCGTGGACGTGGAGCAGAAGGTAAAACACCTGTTTTAGTTGCCGTTGAAAGCAAAGGAAAAAGAGCTGGATTTATTGCTATGCAGGCTGTGAATAGCGTTTGCCATGATAGTGTTGAAAAGTTCGTTGCCAAACACTTAACGAGACAGCAAAAAGTGCATACAGACGGCTTACCTGCGTTGAACATTATAGATAAGACTCAACAACATGAAGCGAGGGTTACCCCCAGTGAGCTTGTTGATGAATGGCTGCCTTGGGTTCATATTGCCATTGGTAACTTAAAGGCATTTTTACTTGGGACATTTCATGGTGTTTCAGGAAAGTACCTACAAGAATACCTGAGCGAGTTCTGTTATCGGTTCAATCGTAGACAAATGGAAAGAGAAATACCTAACAGATTGTTAAATTTGGCAATAATTCACACGCCAATACATTCTTACTGA